In Streptomyces sp. 840.1, the DNA window CGAACTGCAGGGACGACGGCGTCCGTTGTGGCTGCTGTTCGTCGGCAACGGCCTCTTCCAGCGGGTGGGCCCGGCACCGGGGCGGCGCCACAACCTCGCGGACGGGCTGCTGGACGTACGGGTGGTGCACGGCGGACGGACCCCGGGGCTGCGACTGCTGGCCGCGGCCGTCGCCGGCCCGCTGACCCGCTCCCCCATGCATGCCGCCGTCCGCCGCCACCGGGTGCGGATCGCCGGCCTCAAGCCGGGGACACCGTACGCGTACGACGGAGAAGTGGCGCACAGCGGACGTGAGTTGATGGTCGACAAGCTGCCGGAGGCACTGACGGTGTACTGCCCGATGCAGATGTGAGCCGACGCGGGCGGACGAACGAGGGGCGGCCGACGCCGAGTCGGCCGCCCTTTCGCGTGCCCGCGCCACCACGAATCAACACCGTCCCACATACCAAGATGGCCATCTCATTATTCGGCATCCGGGCGTACCGTAGCCGTACCGATCAGCACTTCGCGGCCGCGTTCAGCGGCTCGCGTTTTCGAGAGAGGATGCACGGTCATGCCGAAGGAGACCGCCGTCTACACCCACGGCCACCACGAGTCGGTGCTGCGCTCGCACCGCTGGCGCACCGCCGCCAACTCCGCGGGATACCTCATCGGTGAACTGCGCCCCGGCATGGCCGTACTGGACGTGGGCTGCGGCCCAGGGACCATCACCGCGGACATCGCCGCACTGGTCGCCCCCGGCCGGGTGACCGCCGTCGACACCACCCGCGAGATCCTGGACCAGGCGGCGGAAGTGGCGGCGGAACGCGGCCTGGAAAACCTGGAGTTCACCACCGCCGACGTGCACGCCCTGGACTTCCCCGACGACACCTTCGACGTGGTCCACGCCCATCAAGTGCTCCAGCATGTCGGGGACCCGGTACAGGCGCTGCGCGAGATGCGCCGGGTCTGCCGCCCCGGTGGCGTGGTCGCGGCCCGGGACAGCGACTACGCGGCGATGACCTGGTACCCCGAGGTGCCCGAAATGGACGCCTGGCAGGAGCTGTACGGCCGGGTGGCCCGCGCCAACGGCGGCGAGCCCGACGCGGGCCGCCGGCTGCTCTCCTGGGCCCGGCAGGCCGGCTTCACCGACATCGTCCCGACGGCCGCCGCCTGGTGCTTCGGCACCCCGGAGAGCCGCGACTGGTGGAGCGGGCTGTGGGCGGACCGTACCGTCGGCTCGGTCTACGCGGAGCTGGCGGTCGACGGCGGTCACGCGACGCCCGGACAGCTGACCGCGATCGCCGGGGCGTGGCGCACCTGGGGCGAGCAGAGCGACGGCTGGTTCATGGTCCCGCACGGCGAGGTGCTGTGCCGCGCATGAGCGCGGCCGAATCGATCACACGCCTCTGACCGGCCAACTACCCTGTTCCGCATGGAAATCCTGGGAACCACGCTGCGTATCTGCGTCGACGACCTGGAGGGCGCGGTGGCCTTCTACGAGAACCTGACGGGCAGTTCGGCGCTGCGCTTCGAGCGCGGCGGGGTCTCGGTGGCCGCCATCAGCTGCTTCCTGCTGATGAGCGGCCCCGAGGCGGAGCTGGAGATCCTGCGCAAGGTGACGGCGACGATCGCGGTCAAGGACGTGGACGAGGCCAACGCCTCGCTGGCCCGGGTGGGCGCCCGCGTCATCGCGGGCCCCGTCCACACGCCCGTCGGCCGCAATCTGATCGCCGTGCACCCGGACGGTTCGGTCTTCGAGTACGTCGACCGCAACCTGTCCGCCGGGGGCTGACGCACCTGCCCTGCCGTCAGGTGAGCGGGCGCATACGGTAGTTGTAGCGGTCCGGCAGCGGCTCGTCCGTCAGCTCGGCCCACACCTCGTCCAGGATCTCCGCACCCTCGCGCAGGTCGGCGACCTCGAAGCCCTCGTCGAACAACGCGCGTGCGGCCGCCCGGTCGCCCTCCGCGATCAGCAGCCTGGCCTCCAGCAGGCGGAAGCGGCCACGGCTGCGGATCGCCGGGAGCAGCCCGTCCCAGACGGTGCGGGCAGCCTCCGCCCGGCCCGCTGTCAGCAGCGCCTCGATCGCCTCCCGGCCGAGGGCGGCGGTGGCGGCCGTCCAGGTGTCGCCGTCGTCCCGGCGCTCCGCGCACAGGTCGTCGAACGCCTCCGTGTAGTGGTCGGCGGCCCGTTCCCACTGGCGGCTCTCCTGGGCGGCGACGGCGAGGCAGCGCAGCAGTGGCCAGCGGGAGGGGGCCAGGGCCAGTCCGCGCTCCCAGCTGCGTACGGCCTGGGCGCGGTCGTCGGCGTGCCACTGGGCGATGCCCAGGTGGTATTCGGTGAGCGGCTCGGCGGCAGCCGTCTCCAGCATGTCGCGCCAGTGCGGGGAGACCAGCGAGGGGCCGGGCGGCGCCACCCTGCGCGGTTCGGGGAACGACCCCTGCTCAAGCAACTCCAGCCAGGGTGCCTGCTGTTCACCCAGCGTGGACTCGGCGAACGGGGTGCCGGGCAGCTTGTACCCGCCGCGCCGCACCTCCAGCGCGCCCCAGCCTGACCCGGTGGCGAGGACCTCGCCGGGTTCGGTGTCGGCGCAGCGGCGCCAGGCCTCGTACGCGGCGTCCACATCGGCGCGCGGCAGGGCGTCGGCCAGCCGCCGCTCGGTCTCCGCGCGGGCGGCGGACCAGTCGTCGCCGTGCACGGCGGCTGGGTCCGCCGACAGGGGTCCGTACGACTCCAGCCAGCTGAATTCGCCGCCGGGCTCCAGCGGCACGTGTTCCAGCTGGGTGCGGGCGAGTCCGGCCTGGATCTCCGCGTAGCCGACGGTGCCCGGTTCGGTGAGCCACTCCTGCCAGCGACGGCCGCCGGGCCCGCTGCCCCAGAGGAACAGCTTGCGGCCGCGCAGCAGGTCGGTGGAGGTCTGGACGAGCCCGTGACCGTTCTCGTCGAGGGAGGCGATCCAGCGTCGGGCGCCGTCGGGCACCTCGTAGAAGTAGTCGGCGGGGAAGTCGCTGCGCAGCGGGTACGTGCGGTCGACCGAGCCGCTCTGGGGGACCGGGACCAGGTTGAGGCTGCGTTCGTAGCCGAAGTGCCAGGCCTCCTCGGCCGGGGCCACCACCCGGGTGCGCTCGCCCTCCGGTACGGCGATGTTGGACCACCAGTAGACCGGTGCGGGGTGCTCGTGCGGGTTGCGTATCCGTACGCCGACGTGGAGGAAGTCGGAATCGTCGGGCAGCCACAGGTCCACCTGGAACGGCAGGTCGCGCAGCCTCTCCCACTCCCAGAGCCGGACCATCCGGCCGCCGTCGGGGGCGGTGACCAGGGCGGCGTGCACGGGGGCGCAGGACAGGGTGGTGTGGCCGGTGGCGCCGATGTTCCACTCGATGCCGCCGGAGAACCAGGCGCCGTTGAGCGCGAAGTCGGCGGGCTGCAGGACGGGGTTGGTGTAGACGAGGTCCCGGCCGGTGGGCTTGTGGAAGAGGGAGTGGATGCGGCCGCCGTATCCGGGCAGCACGGTGGCCCGGATCCGGTCGTTCTCGATCACGATCGCATCGAGGCCGGTGGGGGTGCGCTCGCGTCCGTACCCGTCGAGGACGGGCACCGGCAGGACGGTGGCCAGCGGCTCGTGGCCGATCTGGCGGGCCATGTCGCGGGGCAGACCGGCCCGGTCGCGGTCGTCGACGACGTGCATCTCGTCGAGGGGCCGCAACGCGGGCAGCGGATTCTCCGGTCCCACCGCCGCCGCGGGCAGGGTCAGTACGGCACGTCGTACGGTGGTGGCCAAGGCAACCTCGCTCCCTCGCGCGGGCCGCCGCAGGTCCGGGCGCCCCCCGATGACCATGGAACACGCTGCGGGCCGCCCGGACCAGGGGATCGGCCGTCACTCTTCGGCAAAAGCCGCGACCACCAGGTCGGTGAGCATGGCACCCGCGGTGCCGTCCGGGTCGAGATCGGGGTCGTAGACGGTGATGTTGAGGCCTGCGCAGCGCGGCGAGCGGACCAGTGCGCGCAGCAGCGGGCCCAGTTCGCCGGGGAGGACGCCGCCGTCGTCGGGGCTGTCCACGGCGGGCATGACGGACGGGTCGAGGACGTCGGCGTCCAGGTGCACCCAGAAGCCGTCGAGCGCCGGGACCTCCAGGGTGCTCAGGAGGTCCGCCGCGAGCGGCCCGGCGCCCCGCTCGCGCAGTTCGCCCACGGTCACGAAGGGGATCTTCAGCTCGGCGAGTTCGGCACGGTCCTCGTCGTAGTCGCGGATGCCGACGAGCCGGATGTCCTCGTCCCGGAGGTAGGGCCGCAGCCCCTCCAGATCGGCGAGGTCGTCCTGGCCCCGGCCGGTGGCGATGGCCACCTCCTCGCCGGCCGCCGCGCCGACCCCGTCGCTGTTGCCGGGGTGACGGAAGTCCGCGGAGCCGTCGATCGCGACGAGCCCGTAGCGGCCGAGCCGGCGCAGCGCGAGCGAGGCGCCGAGCTGGATGGAGCAGTCCCCGCCGAGGACGAGGGGAAGGGCGCCGGAGCGGACCAGGCTCTCGATCCGGTCGGCGAGGACCGGGGTGTAGCGGGCGATCGCGGCGGCGTTGAAGACTCCGTCGCCCTCCTGCCAGTCGCCCCGGTCGTAGCGGGGCGGTACGACGACGCCGCCCTCACGGGCCCCGACGCGCTGGAGGATCCCTTGCTCCCGCAGCGCCCCGGCGAGCTTGTAGCAGCCGGGGACGGTGCCTGGGGCCGGCGGTCGGAGCCCCAGGTTGGAGGGGGCGTCGAGCACGACAATATTCCGCATGCGCCTCATCCTCCCGGCCGTAGGCTTGCCGCTCAAGCGGTTTGCGGGGCGTAACGGAGACGGTGGATCACGATGAGCACGCAGCACACCTACCGAGTGATCGTGCGCGGCACCTGGGCCGGGCTGACGGACGTGGCACGGGAGCGGATGCTGGCCGGGGTGGAGCAGCACGGCCTGGCGGCGATGGCGTTCACCGAGGAGGGTTCGCTCACCTACGACCGGGCGCTCAAGCACTTCAGCTTCCGCTACGTCGTCGTGTCGGACGCCGGGGACGGTCCGGAGATGGCGTGCGCCATCGCCGAGGACCGCGCGGAGACGGAGCTGCGCGGGCGCGGATACGGGCACGGCGAACTGCGCTCCACTGCCACGGACATGGACACCATGAAGATCAACTACAAGGGGCGGCGGGCATCGGGGGCCGAGTGACAGCGGCCGGCGGCGGCAGGCACGCTGGACCGCCTTCCGCCCCGCCTCTGAGCCGGGTGGGCTGAAACACCGCACTCCAGACCGCCGGGCCACTCACGCGGCGCTGTCGGCGACGGCCGCGAGGGCCTGGGAGAAGGCGCGGGTACGGGCGGTCTCGTGGTTGCGGTGCCACACGAGGGCGAGAACGGAGTCCTGGAGGCCGGTGAGAGGGACGAAGGTGACCGCGCGGCGGCCGTAGTAGTCGGCGGTGGGGTGGCACAGCAGCATCGCGCCGCGGTCCGCCTGTACCAGCGCCAGGCCCTCCTGGAGGGTGCCTACCGAGGGGCCGGCGGGGATGGGACGGCCCCCGGGGGTGGCGGCCGGGGCCTGAGCGCGGCGCCAGTACTCCGGGGCCGCACCGTGGACGCCGATGAGCGGACAGGCGGCGAGGTCCTCGGCGTCGAGGGCATCGCGCTCGGCGAAGGGGTGCCGGGAGGACACGGCGAGCGAATGCGGCTGTTTGGAGAAGACATGGCCCAGCACCAACTCGCTCTCCTGGACCGGCATCAGCACCACCGCCGTGTCGACCTCTCGCCGGTGCACCGGTCCGAAGGGGTCGGAGAACGGGATCTCGACGATCTCTGTGGCGCAGTCCGGATACCGGCTCTGGAAGAGCGCGATGGCGTTCATGACCTGGTCGTTGGCCGTGCCCTGGAAGCCGATGCGGAACAGCCCCCCGACCCCCCGCGCCACGTCCCGGACCTCGTCGACCGTCTTCACGATGGCGTCGAAGGCCGGGCGCAGTCCCGCGAGGAGCTGCTCGCCGAGCGGCGTGAGCCGGACCCGGCGGCTGGTGCGCTCGACAAGCCGGGCACCGGTCTTGCTCTCCAGGGACCGCAACAGCTGACTGATACGGCTTTGCGAGACGTACAGGCGTTCCCCCGCTCGCCCGAAATGGAGTTCTTCGGCCAGTGCCAGAAAGGCCTCCAGCTCGCGGGCGTCCAGACTGCTCACAGCGGTTTCTCCCCCCACCGCGGCACCGGTGGTCGCGGACGGTCAATCTATCGATGAGCCCAGCTCATGGAAGGATGAGAGATCGGCCGTTGTTCCCTCGCCCTGCGGTCTGTTGGCTGGAGGCATGACGCAGGTTGAGGAATCCACAGGCACACCAACCGCCCGGCTGAGGTCACCGCTCAGTGGCTGGCTGGGCGTGGTGGCCCTGACGCTGGGTACGTTCACGGTGGTCACGTCCGAAATGCTGCCCGTCGGGCTGCTGCCCCCGATGGGCGAGTCGCTCGGGGTCTCCGAAGGGGTGGCAGGCCTCACGCTGACGATCACCGGACTGGTCGCGGCGGTCTCGTCCCCGGTACTCGTCTCGATGCTGGGCAGGGCCGACCGCCGGACGGCGCTCTGTGCACTGGTCGCCGTGCTGGTGATCGGCAACCTGGGCGTGGCCTGGGCTCCGAACTTCGGGATCGTGGTCGTGGCCCGCGTCCTGGTCGGCATCGGCATGGGCGGCGTCTGGGCCCTCGCGGCCGGCCTCGCTGTGCGGCTGGTGCCGGCGACATCGGTCGGCCCCGCCACCTCGCTGGTCTTCAGCGGCATCGCCGTGGCGTCCGTGCTGGGCGTTCCGGCCGGAACGTACCTGGGAGCGGCGGCCGGGTGGCGCTCCGCGTTCCTCGCGGCCGCCGGGCTCGGACTGGCGGTCCTGGCCGCGGCGGCGGTCCTGCTGCCCCGGCTGCCCGCGGAGCGCGCAATTCCGCTCGGCGGTGTGATGGGGCTGTTCGGCAACGCCCAGGTGCGCACGGGCCTCATCGTCGTCGGCTTCGTGGTGACCGGTCACTTCGCTGCGTACACCTACATCAGGCCGGTGCTGGAGGACGTCTCCGGCGTCGGCGCGGGAATGATCGGCACACTGCTCCTGGTGTACGGGGTCGCCGGCGTGGCGGGGAACTTCCTGGCCGGGGCCGGGGCGGCCCGCTCGCCGCGCAGGACGCTGCTGGTGATCAGCGCGGTCATGGCCGCCACCGTGACCGCCCTGCCGTGGCTGGGCGGGTCGGTGGCTCTCGCTGCCGTGCTGATGGCGGTCTGGGGCCTGAGCTACGGAGGCGTCTCGGTCAGCACGCAGACCTGGATCCTGCTCGCCTGCCCGGACGCCCGTGAGGCGGCATCCTCCCTGTTCGTCGGGGTGTTCAACGGAGCCATCGCGCTGGGCGCGCTGACCGGCGGGCTCGCGGCGGACGGCATCGGCATCACGGCGGTGATGTGGGTGGGCGGAGCGCTCGCGGTGGGTGCGCTGGTGACCACGACGGTCGGCCGGTCCCCCGCGTCGGCCGTCGGAGCCCGGCCGCCCGGGGGTACGGGAGCCACCACGCCCCGGTAGGTGACCGGGTGCCTGGGGAGCGAGGGCGGCGGCGGGCCGGCCGGCAAGAGCGGGTACGGCCACGTTCGAGTCCTGCCGCAACGGCTGCGCGAACGCCTCGCACCCGCCGGTCACCGCGGCTCGGCGCCCGGCGGAACCAGCAGATGCGCGATGTCTCGCGCCACCGAGGCGATCTGGGCGTCGGACGCCTTCATCCCCTGCGCCGCCAGCAACACGATATTGACGCTGAGCAGCGCCGACCGCAGCCGGAGCTCCTCCTCCACGGAGGCATTCGGGCCCGCCAGGATCGCGAAGAGTTCGGCCAGTTTCGCGAAGGCGTTCTCCCGGCCGGGGTGCAGGTCCCGCACGATCTGCTGGTTGGCCAGCGCGAAGCGCATGGCGGGGAGGCCGTCTCCGGTGACCAGGTCGACCATCCGGTCCACGGCACGGCTGGGCAGGTCGGCGCCGGGAGGCTGCTCACGGGCCCAGACGACCATGGCCTCCAGCGAGTCCAGGTGCGCGGAGAACAGCGACCGGACGATGTCTTCCTTGCTGCTGAAGTGGTAGTAGAGGGCGGCCTTGGTGATGCCGAGGCGTTCGGCGATCTCCCGCAGGGACGTCGCCTCGTAGCCCTGCCCGGTGAACAGCTCGATGGCCACCTTGCGGATCTCGGCCTTCGTGTCGCTGCCCCGCCGCTGCCCTGCCATGGCCATCCACTCCCTTTCCCGAGGCTCCACGCACCCGTGCGCCCCGGCCATCGTCGTCCGGGCGGCGTCGCGTTGCCAACTTACCGGTCGGCAAGTAATCTACTAACCGGCCGGTAAGCAATTTCGGTCCTGCCGCTGCGGCGACGCCCTCCCGCAGCGGCTCCTCCTCGCCCACTCCCGCCCGGCCCCACGCCCGCCGGACGCCCATGTTCCGCTGAAAGGCAACGCGCTGTGACGCAGACCGCGCCGGAAACGACAGCTGACGAGACGGCCCCGCCGTCACGCTTCACCCATCGCGAAATCATGATGACCATGAGCGGCCTGGTCATCGCCATGCTCCTGGCCATGCTCGACAACATGATCGTGGCACCGGCCCTGCCGACGATCGTGGGCGACCTCGGTGGCCTGAACCACCTGGCCTGGGTGACCACCGGCTACGTACTCGCCTCCACTGCCGCCACCCCGATCTGGGGCAAGCTCGGCGACCTGCTCGGCCGCCGGATCACCTTCATCTCCTCCATCGCGATCTTCCTCATCGGCTCCGCGCTGTGCGGGATGTCGCAGAACATGGCCGAACTGATCGGCTTCCGCGCGCTGCAGGGCCTGGGCGCGGGCGGCCTGATGGTGGGTGTCATGGCCGTGCTCGCCGACATCGTGCCGCCCCGGGACCGCGGCAAGTACCAGGGCGTGATGATGGCCGTCATGCCGGTCGCCATGATCGGCGGCCCGCTGGCGGGCGGATTCATCACGGACCACCTCAACTGGCGCTGGGCCTTCTACGTCAACCTGCCGCTGGGAGCCGTAGCCCTGTTCGTCTGCTGGTTCGTCCTGGCCAAGCTGCCCCGCAAGACCTCCAGCCAGGTGCGCATCGACTGGACCGGCGCCGCACTGCTGACCGTCTGGATCACCACTCTGGTCCTGATCACCACCTGGGGCGGCACCGAGTACAGCTGGGGTTCGCTCACGATCATCGGCCTCGCCGCGGTCACCGTCGCGGCCTTCGCCGCGTTCGTCATGGTCGAGAAGCGGGCGGCCGAGCCGATCATGCCGCTGTCAGTCTTCGCCAACCGCAACTTCAGCCTGTCCGGCGCCCTCAGCTTCGTCGTCGGCTTCGCCATGTTCGGCGGAATGACCCTGCTCCCCCAGTTCCAGCAGTACGTACAGGGATCCTCGGCGACCAACAGCGGTCTGCTGCTGATGCCGATGATGCTGGCGGCCATGGTGTTCTCCCTCGGCGGCGGTGTGTTCACCAGCCGCACCGGCCGCTACCGCGCCCTGCCCATCGCGGGCAGCGTGCTGATGGCCGCCGGGCTCGGCCTGTTCGCCACAATGGGGCCCGACACCTCGCGCACCGTCACCGCGCTCTACATGGTCGTCCTCGGAGCCGGCATGGGCTGCCTGATGCAGACCACCATGCTCATCGCCCAGAACAGTGCGCCGATGCGAGACATCGGTGCCGCGACCGGCGCCGCGACCTTCCTGCGCAACATGGGCGGCTCGCTCGGCGTCTCCATCCTGGGCGCCCTCTACACGAACACCCTCAGCGACTCCTTCTCCTCGGCGCCCGACGGCTCGGCGGGGTCCGGCACCATGGCGCAGATGACCCCGGAGGTGCTGCGCGGCCTGCCCGAGGCCATCCGTGAAGCCTTCGCCGACGCGGTCAGCAAGGGCATCGACACCGCCTTCACCTGGGGCGCCGTCGCGGCAGCCGCGGGCATCGTGATCGCCCTGTTCATCCGCCACGTGCCGCTGCGCGGCTTCGGCGGCGGCTCCGAAGCGGACGCGGTCAAGGCGGAGCCCGCCGGCTCCCTCGGCGCCTCCGCCTGAGAAGCGTCACCGAAGGCCGGCCAGGGTCGGTCGGTCGGGGGGCGCGAGGGACCGGCAGGGGGGGGCGAAAATCCGGTCGACAGACGAATCCACGAGGCGCTGTGATGGCTCCGTCCGCCTGCCGCACCGAGTGGGCCCACCGTAGGAGTTGCCCGTGGCCACCGGGAGAACCGCGGACCTCCGTCCCACGATCGATGCCGCGCTCGCCAGGAACCTGGTCGATACGCAGTTCCCCCAGTGGGCCCAACTGCCCCTCGAACTCCTCGACCCGGCCGGTTCGGACCACGTGATCTACCGGCTGGGCGAGGCCCTGTCCGTACGGCTGCCCCGCCATGCGGGGGCCACAGGCCAGGCCACGAAGGAGTTCGAGTGGCTCCCCCGGCTCGCCCCGCACCTGCCGTTGGCCGTCCCCGTACCGGTGGGAGTGGGCGAGCCCGGCTTCGGCTATCCGTGGCCCTGGGCGGTCTCCCGCTGGCTGGACGGTGAGGCGGCGACCGTCGAGGCCCTTGCCGGCTCGTCCCGGGCCGCCGTTCAACTGGCCGACTTCCTCAAGGCCCTTCAGTCGTTCGAGCCCGGGAGCTTCCCGGCCGGGGACCCGCACGAGGACCTGGCCGGCCGGTCGCTGGCCGGCCGGGACCGTACGACGCGGACCGCCATCGCGGCGCACGAGGGCACGTTCGACGCCGCAGCCATGACCGAGCTGTGGGACGCGGCGCTGAGCGCCCCCGGGTGGGATCGCCCGCCGGTCTGGTTCCACGGCGACTTCCACACCGGCAACCTGCTGACTGTCGATGGCCGCCTCAGCGCGGTCATCGACTTCGGCGGGCTCGGTGTCGGCGACCCGGCCTGCGACCTGACCATCGCCTTCACCCTGATGTCGGGCGCCGGCCGGGCCGCGTTCCGCGCCGCGCTCGGCGTCGATGACGCCACCTGGACCCGTGGCCGCGGCTGGGCCCTGGCCACCGGCCTGAACGCCTACACCTCGTACGCCGCCGTGAACCCGCGGGTCGCCGCACAGACCACCCGCCAGATCACCGAGGCGCTGCTCGGCTGACCGGACCGAGCCGGGCGGCGCTTTCAGCTCTGTTTGCCCGGAAGCTGGTTCGCGACGTGTCCGGCCACTCGTCCTCAGCCCCGGCACCGGACGGACGGAGGTAGCCTGGTGGCCCCGAACACGGAGAGGTGCGTGGGGAGTTGAGCGAAGGACAGCTCGGTGTGGTATTGATCCACGGAATCCGGTCCGATGCCAGGGTGTGGCAGCCTCTGGAAAAGTGCATCGCCGAAGACACGCAGCTCGACTTCGTCCGCACGCTTCCCTTCGAGTACGCGACCGGGCTGAAGCGGCTCCACCCGCTGCGGGTCTTCCCCTCGATCGACACGGCCGCCGACAGCCTGAAGGAGTATCTGGTCACGGAGGCGGGCGGCTTCGACCGGCTGATGCTGATCACACACAGCCAGGGCGGTCTGGTGGCCCAGCGCTACCTCGCCCGCATGCTGGCCGACGGAGCCGCGCACGAACTCGTCCGGATCCGCCGCATGGTGCTGCTGGCCTGCCCCAACAACGGCTCCGAACTCCTGCGGTCCCTGCGCCAGAGCGTGCTCGGCTCCCGTCATCCCCAGGAGAAGGACCTGCGGCCGATCAGCGACCAGGTGACAGGCACCCTGCGCACCGTGCTCCGCGACGTGGTGAACGCGACCGGCTTGAGCGAGCGCACCTGCCCCATCGACATCAAGGTGTACGCGGGCGAGAGCGACGGTGTCGTGCCTGCGGCCTCCGCGCAGTCGGTCTTCCCGCACAGCGCCGTGCTCCCGGGTGACCACTCCGGCATCCTGAAGGTGAAGACGGCCCGTCACCGCACCTTCACCACCCTGCGCCGCCTGATGCTGACCGTTCCCGAAGCCGTGCCTGACGCCGTCTCCGAAGCCGCTCCCGAAGCCGCTCCCGCGGG includes these proteins:
- a CDS encoding triacylglycerol lipase; translation: MSEGQLGVVLIHGIRSDARVWQPLEKCIAEDTQLDFVRTLPFEYATGLKRLHPLRVFPSIDTAADSLKEYLVTEAGGFDRLMLITHSQGGLVAQRYLARMLADGAAHELVRIRRMVLLACPNNGSELLRSLRQSVLGSRHPQEKDLRPISDQVTGTLRTVLRDVVNATGLSERTCPIDIKVYAGESDGVVPAASAQSVFPHSAVLPGDHSGILKVKTARHRTFTTLRRLMLTVPEAVPDAVSEAAPEAAPAGEARPDRPPAPRETGPGSVSNNVSGSTVYGHVIQGGSVRMPGRGDDRHD